TTAGGTAAACTATTTTACTTACTTCGAAAGCTACGCcgttattaatattaccTTTACTACTTAAGGCTTTAAACGTAAAAAACTTTTTCGACGCcgaaaaggtaaaggatataCGGTCCGAGGTACCTATCCTACTAAATTATAACTAAACGCTTTATACTACTAACTTTCCTACTATAAAAGAGCTTACCTTTCTTATAAAGCTAatagggggggaggaggataaggcTATAGGGGGGCCTAGTAATAATTAAGCCGATAATAAGCTATTAGATTTAAGTACGGATAGCCTAGTCGAAGACTTTAACGACGATTTCGAGCTTAATATAGGCTATATAGAGAAAGCGGTAGCTTCTCCGCCGGTTTAGGAGCGGCCTCGTAGAATAATAATAAGAAATTAGGGCTTAAGCTTTTATAAAAAactatagtaaagtaaatacctttattaaagtttttttatagtatatcTTAATAACCTACGATTACGTAAGGTAGTAGCCTACGCCCTATCTACGGTTAAAATCGATTACCTTTTATAAACTATTAATAAGTACTATATACTTAGAAACTACCGGTAAGCGAAGAAACTTAAGAACTATTATAAGTATTAATTACCTACTATAAAGGAGTAGGACGCTAGCCTATTAAAAAAGAACGTTTATAAGCTAATAAATATACTAAAAGGCTATAACGTTTTACCGAGTAAATaggtatataataaaaagaTAGACCcttatattaataaagtaaaggCTAGGGCGAAATAGATAATATATAGTAACTTTAACAGGGACTCTTAGGCTATATAAAACGTTTACGCTACTATTATAAGTAGCGTGGcagttaaatacttttaagcTATTATAGCTATAAAGGACTAAAAGTACCTTTAATACGACTTTAAAATAGTATTTCTTAATACTAAAATCCTTAATACCGTATAGTACTATATACGACTACTAAATAGCTTAGGCAAGCTACTAGGCAAGATATACCGGCTTAAAAAGGCATTATACGGCTTAAGGAAATTACCTATCTACTAGTACGAAATAGTAAAACCTATAATAGTTAAACTGGGCTTCGATATCCTTTTATTAAACCTTTACCTATTCTATTATAAAGAGATAGGTGCCCTAATAGTCCTATACGTAAATAACCTACTTATATTAACGCCTATAATAaaaattattaaaaatattattaccGGGCTAGAGAGTAAGTATAGTATTAAGAAATTAGGTAAGCCGAAGAGGTTCTTAGGTTTTAATATCGTAAGGAACCGCGGAAAGAGGTAGGTCTACTTATCTTAGGTAGCCTATATCGACGCCTTATTCGAGAAGTTCGGCTATAAAGATATAGCCGGCGTAATTACGCCGTGGTTAACTAAGCTGGAGCTCCCTTTTACGTAGAAGAAAATAACTGCGGAAGTAAAGAAATATATTCGGAAGACCGGTTCGTTAAACTAACTTTCTACTAATACTCGGcctaatattatttttacCGTTAACTACCTTTATAGAGGTAATTCTAAGCCCTTATTACGTTACTTAAAGTTAATAAAGTACTTTTTCCGGTACTTAGCTATTACCAAGAagctatatattatattgGGGGGTTCCGAGTTCTCGGTAAAAGATATAAAGCTTATAAGATTCGCAGATACCTTATACGCGGATATCTTACCTTAAAGATATTCTATTAGCGGCTATATTATCTTCGTGGCTAGTAGGCTAGTATTATAGAAGAGTAAGAAGCAGACCTTCGTCGCCCTAAGTACGACGGAGATAGAGTTTACTAACTTAACGCCTATAGGGTATTTATTATAGTAGGTATTAAAGATATTAAAAGattataatatactatagttaaGGCcatatatattatatatcGATAGTAAGAACGCCGAAATTATAGTTCTAAACCTTTAAAATATCGTTAGGACCCGGTATATCgatatataatataaatgGGTAGGTAAATAAATAAAGGAAGGAAGATTTAGTATTTAATATATCTTTAGGTTAGAAATACCGGCGGATAGATTTATAAAGGTACTATAAAGGGAGAAGTACGTAAAGTTTATGCAGCTATTGGGAATATAAGATTTTCCGGTTTAAGATATGCAGGAGAACGTGTATTTATATAGGAAAAAGGCCACTAGGGTATTGGGCAAAGGAGTTAAAGGAAGTGGGAAGAATCTAGGCGTATATTGGCCTTCGGAGGATATTAACGATGGCTTCGTTTTGGACGGCGGTGTGCTGTCTGTGGGGGGGTGTGGGGCACtaaagggcccaggttttcccagacccacaccggtttgctcttggggctggattttcttactgttttcttttgaaccaacaaccaactactgtaatactaatttgcttactaattttggccattttttggcctcattttcgccgccggtgactttcctaggtcgccagcccaacaactTGAGCTTTCCAATAGGTAGACAGGCAATATATCAACATACTGTCCGTGTAAAAGAGCCATGTGGCGTAGAACGCACAAAGGTGTCTGGGACATAAACAGTAAGGTAACCGCATACTGTCCTCGACGCCCTATGTGAGAATGAAATCCTCGCATTCTTGCTGCATGCTCGGCGGCCTGAACAGAACCAACAGACTCTGGTTACCCCAGAGGTCTCTGCAGAGGACCTGTCGGGTGTCGCCCGGCTGATAGCACAGGTGGGGATGCCGGTGCATCTAAGCAGTCGAAAAAGCGCAGCAACAAACCAACGTGCATAATGAATGTATGTGGGATGCTGCAATCATCAGGAGTAAACCACACAGGGCTTCCAGCATGAAATCAACCAACTCCCTTCTACACCGTACACTGACATTAACGTGCCACTTCGGTCGAAAGAGCAAAGGATGCCATGGTCGAGACTCTACCCCCACCTGGATTTAAGAGATAAAACCCCCTTCCTGGAAAGTCCTGTATCGCCGAGGACTTTTGTCCAACTACGAGACAAGCTGAATCGGACAAGATGATTGAAAGTATACCGCAGCAGGCCGAGTGCCTCGCCGCAGCGGGACTCCAGAACCGAATCCTTCTTCCCACTTCTCCAGAATATGCATCCCGAATCGAAGCATACTGGAGCAAGAGCTCCCAGCTCAAACCGGCTTGCTTCATACAGCCAACCTCAGCCACCGAGGTCGCCGACGCACTGAAGGCCCTGGTTGCTGCAAAGCAAACCTTCGCCGTCCGCTCCGGGGGGTGCAACTTCTGGCCAAGCAACAACATCGACCATGGCGTCACCATTGATCTTGGTCAGTTGGCCTGGATCAAGTACAACCCCGATGACGAGACAGTGAGCATTGGGCCAGGCGCGCGTTGGGGCCAGGTTTgttctctctccttctccctgcCCTTCATACTCCGTGTGGGATGATGCCAACTTCAGCTGCGGCTAGGTCTATGAATACCTCGCCAAATACGACCGCGCAGTGGCAGGCGGCCGTGAAGCTAGAGTGGGCGTGGGCGGACtactcctcggcggcggtaACACTCTCTTCACGGGGCGTCGCGGTTTTGCCTGCGACAATGTGATTGAGTACGAAGTCGTCCTGGCCAACGGAAGCATCGTCAAAGCCACCGCCAGCGGCGAGTACAGCGATCTTTTCAGGGCGCTCAAGGGCGGCGGCAATAACTTTGGTATTGTCACCTCCTACACCATGCCCGCAATCCCATGCGCTTCCATCTGGGGCGGGCTCGTCATACTCCCCCCAGATATCATGCCCGCGGCGGCCGACGCCTTTGTCGATTTCACTAGCAACCTGGAAAAGGATCCAGACAGTAACTTGATCCTCATGATTGCCCATCTCGAGCCCAAGCCGGGCACCGTGATTGCCGGCTTGTACGCGAACGTGGCGGGTGTCGAGAAGCCGCCAATCTTCGACAAGTTCCTCACGTTCCCCGAATTGTTCACAACATACAAGAAGACAACCCTCGTTGAGTGTCTGAATGCAACGGCCCAAGGGACTGGCTATCAGTAAGCCCACTTTCGTCTTCGTTACAAGGCAGTCCGGTAACTGGTGTACATCGGTGCTAATCATCATCCACAGCGGCGTCTGGTTtgcctcctcctttgcc
The sequence above is a segment of the Podospora pseudoanserina strain CBS 124.78 chromosome 5, whole genome shotgun sequence genome. Coding sequences within it:
- a CDS encoding hypothetical protein (COG:C; CAZy:AA7; EggNog:ENOG503NVMI), translated to MIESIPQQAECLAAAGLQNRILLPTSPEYASRIEAYWSKSSQLKPACFIQPTSATEVADALKALVAAKQTFAVRSGGCNFWPSNNIDHGVTIDLGQLAWIKYNPDDETVSIGPGARWGQVYEYLAKYDRAVAGGREARVGVGGLLLGGGNTLFTGRRGFACDNVIEYEVVLANGSIVKATASGEYSDLFRALKGGGNNFGIVTSYTMPAIPCASIWGGLVILPPDIMPAAADAFVDFTSNLEKDPDSNLILMIAHLEPKPGTVIAGLYANVAGVEKPPIFDKFLTFPELFTTYKKTTLVECLNATAQGTGYHGVWFASSFANNPAILRRAAELHQELAAEFEAHITDQDFQTQCIFQPLPRAFAQNSVKLGGNMLGLERNKVDGVLWSAHIMVRTAEQEAWAYPRVRAYVEKVRAYAAEVDGLLPWITANYANPEQPVLESYGPENVARIREVAKKYDADGVFQTLCPGGFKISKV